One genomic segment of Syngnathus typhle isolate RoL2023-S1 ecotype Sweden linkage group LG8, RoL_Styp_1.0, whole genome shotgun sequence includes these proteins:
- the LOC133158664 gene encoding cGMP-dependent protein kinase 2 translates to MGNGSIKAPRTEENTCLVSMRTDSPSLDTEILRMRINCLELELVRRDQALAAQEVHLQHLQRELNAKVSQIDKLQDAIGYNKGSGLGRACHCRLSVVDEGVAGRFRKVAAEDRQRLKAKEGVSAEPTSENFCGGLRPSHISMLKSIRKDSEIKKLMNDAITNNDFLKRLEPQHTREMVDCMYEKVYTKGQLVIHEGESGNYLYVLADGSLQVIQSGKLLSELRPGTAFGELAILYNCKRTATVKAVTESRVWALDRQTFQAIMMRTAQARHEEYFSFLRSVSLLQELPEEKLAKIVDCLEVDYFEKGDYIIREGEEGDTFFIIAKGQVIVTQSTEGFAEPQQIKTLGVGHYFGEKALISEDLRSANIICNENDTQCLVVDRDNFNQMVGTYEELQSYLKEYVEELSRSDQRRNALPHSPHIDSAEAQELRRLKEKLVPLPQHQPFQHLEVIATLGMGGFGRVELVKLKDEDATFALKCIKKKHVVDTRQQEHIYSEKNILQQTNSAFIIRFFRTFRDNKHVYMLLEVCLGGELWTVLRDMNYFDEATARFCIGCVLEAFDYLHTMGIIYRDLKPENLLLDAKGYVKMADFGFAKKIGPGKKTWTFCGTPEYVAPEVIMNKGHDFGADCWSLGILIFELLTGNPPFAGSDPIRIYTMVLHGIEKVDFPKRIGKRPDDLIRRLCKLNPVERVGNKKNGIIDIKKHKWFQGFNWEGLRRCKLSSPLKRELNGPLDHSYFDIFPPDTEMTPEENSGWDKDF, encoded by the exons ATGGGCAACGGTTCAATAAAGGCCCCGAGGACTGAGGAGAACACCTGCTTAGTCTCCATGCGCACAGACTCCCCGAGCCTGGACACAGAAATTCTCAG GATGCGAATCAACTGCCTGGAGTTGGAGCTGGTACGGAGGGACCAAGCATTagcagctcaagaagttcaccTCCAGCATCTGCAGAGGGAGCTAAATGCCAAGGTGTCCCAGATTGACAAACTCCAAGATGCTATCGGCTACAACAAGGGCAGCGGCTTGGGAAGAGCGTGTCACTGCCGCCTCAGCGTCGTCGATGAAGGCGTCGCCGGTCGTTTCCGCAAGGTGGCCGCGGAGGACCGCCAAAGGCTTAAAGCAAAGGAAGGCGTCTCTGCCGAGCCGACTTCTGAGAACTTCTGTGGGGGACTGAGACCTTCTCACATTTCCATGCTGAAGTCTATCCGCAAAGATTCAGA AATTAAAAAGCTCATGAACGACGCCATCACAAACAACGACTTCCTCAAGAGACTGGAACCGCAGCACACCAGGGAGATGGTTGACTGTATGTATGAGAAGGTGTACACGAAAGGACAGCTCGTCATACACGAGGGCGAATCTGGAAACTACCTCTACGTTTTAGCAG ACGGCTCGCTCCAAGTCATCCAGAGTGGAAAGCTGCTCAGTGAGCTGCGTCCTGGCACAGCATTTGGAGAATTGGCAATTCTGTACAATTGCAAAAGAACAGCCACTGTGAAAG CTGTGACAGAGTCCCGCGTATGGGCCTTGGATCGCCAGACTTTCCAGGCTATCATGATGCGGACCGCACAAGCCAGGCATGAAGAGTATTTCAGCTTTTTGCGCAG TGTGTCTCTGCTTCAAGAGCTGCCAGAAGAGAAACTTGCCAAGATTGTTGATTGTCTTGAAGTT GACTATTTTGAGAAGGGAGATTACATTATTCGTGAAGGCGAAGAGGGGGATACATTCTTTATCATTGCAAAGGGACAA GTGATTGTCACACAAAGCACAGAAGGTTTTGCTGAGCCCCAGCAAATCAAGACCCTTGGAGTTGGACACTATTTTGGAGAGAAAGCTCTCATCAG TGAGGATCTCCGCTCAGCCAACATCATCTGCAATGAGAATGACACACAATGTCTCGTGGTGGACAGAGA CAACTTTAACCAGATGGTGGGAACCTATGAGGAACTTCAATCTTACCTGAAGGAATATGTGGAAGAACTTTCTCGGAGTGACCAGAGGAGGAATGCCCT GCCGCATTCACCGCACATTGATTCTGCAGAAGCCCAAGAGTTGAGAAGGTTAAAGGAGAAGCTTGTCCCCTTACCACAACATCAACCTTTCCAACATTTGGAGGTGATAGCAACGCTGGGGATGGGAGGATTTGGACGCGTGGAGCTG GTGAAGCTAAAGGACGAGGACGCCACATTTGCTCTGAAATGCATCAAGAAGAAGCACGTGGTAGACACCAGACAGCAAGAACACATTTACTCAGAGAAGAACATCCTCCAGCAAACCAACTCGGCATTTATCATCAG GTTTTTTCGAACATTTCGTGACAATAAACACGTCTACATGCTGCTGGAGGTGTGTCTTGGAGGAGAGCTGTGGACTGTGCTGCGTGACAT GAATTATTTTGATGAAGCCACGGCCAGATTTTGCATAGGTTGCGTCTTAGAGGCTTTTGATTACCTCCACACCATGGGCATTATATATAGAGACCTCAAGCCCGAAAACCTTCTCCTCGATGCCAAAGGTTACGTCAAAATG GCAGACTTTGGCTTTGCAAAAAAGATTGGTCCGGGAAAGAAGACCTGGACTTTCTGCGGGACCCCAGAGTATGTGGCTCCGGAGGTCATCATGAACAAAGGCCATGACTTTGGAGCTGACTGTTGGTCTTTAGGAATCCTCATATTTGAACTTCTAACTGGCAA CCCCCCTTTTGCTGGATCTGACCCCATTCGGATCTACACCATGGTCCTCCATGGCATTGAGAAGGTGGACTTTCCAAAGAGAATAGGCAAGCGTCCCGATGACCTCATCAGGAGACTCTGCAA GTTAAACCCAGTTGAGAGAGTGGGGAACAAAAAGAATGGGATCATTGACATCAAGAAGCACAA ATGGTTCCAGGGCTTCAATTGGGAGGGACTAAGGCGCTGCAAGCTCTCATCTCCCCTGAAGAGAGAG CTGAACGGCCCACTGGACCACAGCTACTTTGACATCTTTCCTCCTGACACAGAAATGACCCCTGAGGAGAATTCTGGCTGGGATAAAGACTTCTAA
- the sdhaf4 gene encoding succinate dehydrogenase assembly factor 4, mitochondrial yields the protein MSRLPFSVCSCKYLFSKSLVWESPLTGWFRLASGVVKDREPLKKAVTPQGRFDKDEASNKDVLERFPEDVNPVTKEKGGPRGPEPTRYGDWERKGRCVDF from the exons ATGTCTCGCTTGCCGTTTTCCGTTTGCAGCTGCAAATACTTATTTTCAAAGAGTCTTGTCTGGGAATCACCATTGACGG GATGGTTCCGGTTAGCCAGTGGTGTAGTAAAAGATCGAGAACCTCTGAAGAAAGCTGTAACTCCCCAGGGGCGCTTTGACAAGGACGAGGCGTCAAACAAGGACGTTCTGGAAA GGTTTCCTGAAGATGTCAATCCTGTGACCAAGGAGAAGGGAGGTCCCAGAGGTCCAGAGCCCACTCGCTATGGAGACTGGGAGAGGAAGGGTCGCTGTGTGGACTTCTAG